The sequence below is a genomic window from Bacteroidales bacterium.
ACAAAACCTAAAACTGCACCAAAGAAAACAACACCATAAAATATTTTGTTATTAAACAAAAAAGAAGCTACTTTAAAATTCGTAGCTTCTTTTTTGTTTTTAAAAGTACCCTTTAATAAACTTCCTTATTAAAGAAATAAATTTAGTGCAACCTCATATAAATAAACTTCTAATTATTGTATCTGCAATAATTTTTCCATTATTGGAAAGCAAAAAAATATTATTTTTATTTATCATTTTTTCACTTCTCACAAATTTATCCTGAGTTGTGACAATTAGTGCGGTAACAAATTCCATTTTTTTATTAGTTGACTTAAATTGCTTTTAACAATCTTATCTGTAGGCGATATAAATTTAAATTTCTCTTTAGTCAATTTGTCTTGAATATAAATTTCTGTAATGTTCCACACTAAAAATCTAATTTCTCTTAATGATAATTTTGTTGTTATTTCAAGATATTTTTCAATTATCAAAGCAACAAAACAAATAAGAATGTGAGAGCGTATTGCATCTTCGTTCTGATGATATATAGGTCGAGATTGCAAATCGAATTTGCTCATTCTGAAAGATTGCTCTATATGCCAAAGCTGGTGGTATCGTTCTATTACAACTTCATTTGATAATTGTTTTTCGGGTAAATTTGTACAGTATCCTTTTATTCCGAGAATGAGTTTTCTTTTTTCAATTAATTCGGTATTTAGCTCTATTTTTTCTTTAGAGATTCTTTTTACAAATTTGGCTTTTGTACCTAACGATTGCTTTGCCACTAATTCATTTGCTTTCTGAATTAGCTTATTTAAATCATTTAAATCTTTCTTGTATCGTTTTTGAGAAAAATCACATATCAAATCACCATGTCGTGATGAGAAGCGAGCAATGGCTCCATGCTTGCCATTCAATGTGCTATGAATCTTTTTTATCAATTCTAAATTAGCATTTGATAAGCGTGCTCCTACGATATATGATATTTTCTTTTGTTTGAGTTCGTTTAATCTTTCTTCATCAAGCATTGCTGCGTCTGCTACTATGATTGGTTTTGTTTTAGGGTGTTGTAAAACAAAATTTTCAACTATTGGTAGCATTGTTTTTCCTTCAAATGTATTTCCTGCAAAAACTTGATAGGACAAAGGAAATCCAGATTGAGTAGTTAATAACCCGATTACAATTTGAGGTTGTTGTGATTTATTATCTT
It includes:
- a CDS encoding IS1634 family transposase: MYSVRKVKTKSGSTAIQVVQYFGHRSKVFKHIGSSNIDAEIVVLQRKALDWIEEQTSQTKLFQEQKQKILLVDRSECIAVTHNFTFQFFTSCIEECGLSGLPSLIIDLSIMRLIEPASKQRSIELLSHYFGIKYSQRIYRNIPKLIIHKSFIEECAYNIARERFNEPFYFVLYDVTTLYFESFNADDFKIQGFSKDNKSQQPQIVIGLLTTQSGFPLSYQVFAGNTFEGKTMLPIVENFVLQHPKTKPIIVADAAMLDEERLNELKQKKISYIVGARLSNANLELIKKIHSTLNGKHGAIARFSSRHGDLICDFSQKRYKKDLNDLNKLIQKANELVAKQSLGTKAKFVKRISKEKIELNTELIEKRKLILGIKGYCTNLPEKQLSNEVVIERYHQLWHIEQSFRMSKFDLQSRPIYHQNEDAIRSHILICFVALIIEKYLEITTKLSLREIRFLVWNITEIYIQDKLTKEKFKFISPTDKIVKSNLSQLIKKWNLLPH